From a region of the Deinococcus aquiradiocola genome:
- the cas10 gene encoding type III-B CRISPR-associated protein Cas10/Cmr2, which translates to MFALSLGPVQDFIVASRRTRDLWFGSYLLSQASLAAAQALRAQGAQLIFPAAETLDAGEDARGNVSNKILAVVTASEEDLRVLAQRAVQAARDAVLALARNAFSHGPLDRPDDRATLQLEDLLECYWAAAELTAGYAQARQQAERALAARKNTRDFAPVTWGAGVPKSALDGQRESVTYQRLSEGARTRAGIGVGEELCAPGLVKRLGLRGEVAEQRFMSTSHVAAQPYLARLGLADPDAVRRDWDRYLAVLEDVGVSSDLVHPRVGGDRVLGRHDGRMLYGSRLRELVEGQPDAAAAERRAQEALDRFLRAHPAATPVFGTVPPDPYYAVFQADGDSMGSLIDREAARGPDRHAALSRALSAFAGQAGRIVRDAQGSLIYAGGDDVLALLPLHTALACAAALAGSYRQHLGDFGEDATLSGGLVIAHFLTPLQDTLRAVRQTEKRAKDVPGKNALAVTLRRRSGAPLHVRGHWGALDRQLQTLSGFFLQDALPGKLAYDVRVLARDLGASAPAGLAAAELERVLARKKAERGAAWLTKDVSGTLTALLTAEGGVTDVVERAPAREHLPLRSLSDQLIVAQVFARAQAQAGLMPPATTAQEAS; encoded by the coding sequence GTGTTCGCACTGTCCCTGGGCCCGGTCCAGGATTTCATCGTGGCCTCCCGCCGGACCCGTGACCTGTGGTTCGGCTCGTACCTGCTGTCCCAGGCGAGCCTGGCGGCCGCGCAGGCCCTGCGTGCCCAGGGCGCGCAGCTGATCTTCCCGGCGGCCGAGACGCTCGACGCCGGCGAGGACGCGCGGGGGAACGTCAGCAACAAGATCCTCGCCGTCGTCACGGCCTCCGAGGAGGACCTGCGCGTCCTGGCGCAGCGGGCGGTGCAGGCAGCGCGGGACGCGGTGCTGGCACTGGCCCGGAACGCGTTCTCGCACGGGCCGCTCGACCGACCGGACGACCGGGCGACCCTGCAGCTGGAGGACCTGCTCGAATGCTACTGGGCGGCCGCGGAGCTGACGGCCGGGTACGCGCAGGCGCGGCAGCAGGCGGAACGGGCGCTGGCGGCCCGGAAGAACACCCGTGACTTCGCGCCGGTCACGTGGGGCGCCGGTGTGCCGAAGTCCGCGCTCGACGGGCAGCGGGAGAGCGTCACGTACCAGCGGCTTTCCGAGGGGGCGAGGACGCGGGCCGGTATCGGGGTGGGCGAGGAGCTGTGCGCGCCCGGCCTCGTCAAACGGCTCGGCCTGCGCGGCGAGGTGGCCGAGCAGCGGTTCATGAGCACCTCGCACGTCGCGGCCCAGCCGTACCTCGCGCGGCTGGGGCTCGCCGACCCGGATGCCGTCCGTCGCGACTGGGACAGGTACCTCGCGGTCCTGGAGGACGTCGGGGTGTCGAGTGACCTCGTGCATCCCCGTGTGGGCGGCGACCGGGTGCTCGGCCGGCACGACGGGCGGATGCTGTACGGCTCGCGGTTACGGGAACTCGTCGAGGGGCAGCCGGACGCGGCGGCCGCCGAGCGCCGCGCGCAGGAGGCGCTCGACCGGTTCCTGCGCGCGCATCCGGCCGCGACGCCCGTGTTCGGGACGGTCCCGCCGGACCCGTACTACGCGGTCTTCCAGGCGGACGGGGACAGCATGGGCAGCCTGATCGACCGGGAGGCGGCCCGCGGTCCGGACCGGCACGCGGCCCTGTCGCGCGCCCTGTCGGCGTTCGCGGGGCAGGCGGGCCGGATCGTGCGGGACGCGCAGGGCAGCCTGATCTACGCGGGCGGGGACGACGTGCTCGCCCTGCTGCCGCTGCACACGGCGCTCGCGTGCGCGGCGGCCCTCGCAGGCAGTTACCGGCAGCATCTCGGGGACTTCGGGGAGGACGCCACCCTGAGCGGCGGGCTCGTGATCGCGCACTTCCTCACGCCGCTGCAGGACACCCTGCGGGCCGTGCGGCAGACCGAGAAGCGTGCCAAGGACGTCCCCGGCAAGAACGCGCTCGCCGTGACGCTCCGCCGCCGCAGCGGCGCGCCGCTCCACGTGCGCGGCCACTGGGGCGCGCTCGACCGGCAGCTGCAGACGCTGAGCGGGTTCTTCCTGCAGGACGCGCTGCCCGGCAAACTCGCGTACGACGTGCGCGTCCTCGCCAGGGACCTGGGCGCGTCCGCACCGGCCGGGCTCGCCGCAGCGGAACTCGAACGGGTCCTCGCGCGCAAGAAGGCGGAGCGGGGCGCGGCCTGGCTGACGAAGGACGTGAGCGGCACGCTGACGGCCCTCCTGACGGCCGAGGGGGGCGTGACGGACGTCGTCGAGCGCGCGCCCGCCCGGGAGCACCTGCCGCTGCGGTCCCTCTCGGACCAGCTGATCGTGGCGCAGGTGTTCGCCCGCGCACAGGCCCAGGCGGGCCTCATGCCGCCCGCCACGACCGCCCAGGAG
- the cas6 gene encoding CRISPR system precrRNA processing endoribonuclease RAMP protein Cas6 yields the protein MPATLHLTYQLDRPAPRNPMLALHAVLYGLIGNADPALARALHDAQLSPVSQHTGRHDGFGGVLAGDARTVQLRVNCLDDTLLDLLRDATLPGLPLPLPTSASGEARLAGRVVGQSISQFTYDTLLGGTASEAHLTFLTPTALRSGERTLGEPRPTLIYHGLLRRWNAFAPRPFGREVWANLTDDLRLRADTTRPVMLDVPGARRRASLRAFTGRTEVTVARERSGEALAALSRLAPFAGTGAKTMYGLGATLSEVR from the coding sequence TTGCCTGCCACCCTGCACCTCACCTACCAGCTGGACCGACCCGCCCCGAGGAACCCGATGCTCGCGCTGCACGCCGTGCTGTACGGCCTGATCGGGAACGCCGACCCGGCGCTGGCCCGTGCGCTGCACGACGCTCAGCTCAGTCCGGTGTCCCAGCACACCGGCCGTCACGACGGGTTCGGTGGCGTGCTCGCCGGTGACGCGCGGACCGTGCAGCTCCGCGTGAACTGCCTCGACGACACCCTGCTGGACCTGCTGCGCGACGCGACGCTGCCCGGGCTGCCGCTCCCGCTGCCGACGTCGGCGTCCGGCGAGGCGCGCCTCGCCGGACGCGTCGTGGGCCAGTCGATCAGCCAGTTCACGTACGACACGCTGCTCGGCGGAACGGCGAGCGAGGCGCACCTGACGTTCCTGACGCCGACCGCGCTGCGCAGCGGCGAACGCACGCTCGGCGAACCGCGCCCGACGCTGATCTACCACGGGCTGCTGCGCCGATGGAACGCGTTCGCGCCGCGACCGTTCGGACGCGAGGTGTGGGCGAACCTGACGGACGACCTGCGCCTGCGCGCCGACACGACGCGACCGGTCATGCTGGACGTGCCCGGCGCCCGCCGCCGCGCGAGCCTGCGGGCGTTCACGGGACGGACCGAGGTGACGGTCGCGCGCGAACGCAGCGGCGAGGCGCTCGCGGCCCTCTCGCGCCTGGCACCGTTCGCCGGCACCGGCGCGAAAACCATGTACGGGCTCGGCGCGACGCTCAGCGAGGTCCGGTGA
- the cas2 gene encoding CRISPR-associated endonuclease Cas2, with protein MLTLYVVSYDSPCPRRRRQLAALLSRRGRRVQRSVFELLLDAAALARCLRAVERLIAPEDSVLVYAATGSRHALGGAPEVLRRSAVTVI; from the coding sequence GTGCTGACGCTGTACGTGGTGTCGTATGACTCGCCGTGCCCGCGTCGGCGGCGGCAGCTTGCCGCGCTGCTCTCCCGGCGCGGCCGGCGGGTGCAGCGCAGCGTGTTCGAGCTGCTGCTGGACGCCGCCGCGCTGGCCCGCTGCCTGCGGGCGGTGGAGCGCTTGATCGCCCCGGAGGACAGCGTGCTCGTGTACGCGGCGACAGGCTCGCGCCACGCGCTGGGCGGAGCGCCGGAGGTGCTGAGGCGTTCCGCCGTGACCGTGATCTGA